One window of Triplophysa rosa linkage group LG8, Trosa_1v2, whole genome shotgun sequence genomic DNA carries:
- the LOC130558288 gene encoding coxsackievirus and adenovirus receptor homolog isoform X1: MLQIILLLLLDVLSTDSEWNVQIPYSICGVRGSNVSIPCNFTYPNNQQLQVTQMLWCSKKQHEKCDTDGPYVYNSAYIHNQSNYKYIGNNISNCCLMISDINSINSGEYLFRFKTNLESGLFTSNHGVDVTIKDLNVSMSRSRDNGSITVGESLNLTCTVSCPGHSPELQWFKDNEPTKNSGPILTLKSVNHKDSGNYSCALKNFKSSESEQISLYVEGTDSVSSDISGSTTYFWVIGVCCLISIILTVVAVTLISRRRAKIQEMPQKEGKTAQVNTVTHTVQTNLQRTEDVLHEEEVQYASLNIKPKVWANTEQQNEDSTIYSAVRVPEDKGEM; this comes from the exons ATGCTACAAATTATTCTGCTTCTCCTGCTTG ATGTCCTCAGTACTGACTCTGAATGGAACGTGCAAATTCCTTATTCAATCTGTGGAGTGCGAGGATCCAATGTCTCTATTCCCTGTAATTTTACATATCCAAATAACCAGCAGCTACAAGTCACACAAATGCTATGGTGCTCTAAGAAACAACATGAGAAATGTGACACAGATGGGCCGTATGTTTATAACAGTGCATACATACACAACCAAAGCAACTATAAGTACATtggaaataacatttcaaactgTTGTTTGATGATCAGTGACATTAATTCAATAAATTCTGGAGAAtatttattcagatttaaaACCAATTTGGAATCTGGACTTTTTACAAGTAATCATGGGGTAGATGTTACAATCAAag ATTTAAATGTATCCATGAGCAGGTCAAGAGACAATGGAAGCATAACAGTTGGCGAGTCTTTGAATTTGACATGCACAGTCTCCTGTCCTGGTCATTCACCAGAGCTTCAATGGTTTAAAGATAATGAGCCAACAAAAAATTCAGGCCCCATCCTCACCTTAAAAAGTGTAAATCATAAAGACTCTGGAAATTACTCCTGTGctttaaaaaactttaaatcaAGTGAATCAGAACAAATCAGTCTTTATGTTGAAGGAACag ATTCTGTCTCTTCAGACATCTCTGGGTCCACAACTTATTTTTGGGTAATTGGAGTGTGCTGTTTAATCTCAATTATTCTCACTGTTGTGGCTGTGACACTCATATCAAG AAGGAGAGCAAAAATTCAGGAGATGCCGCAGAAGGAAGGAAAAACAGCACAG GTcaacacagtcacacacacagttcAAACAAATCTACAGAGAACAGAGGATGTGCTGCATGAGGAGGAAGTGCAATACGCTTCTCTTAACATCAAACCCAAAGT GTGGGCCAACACCGAGCAACAAAATGAAGATTCAACCATCTATAGTGCAGTGAGGGTTCCTGAAGATAAAGGAGAAATGTGA
- the LOC130558288 gene encoding HEPACAM family member 2-like isoform X2: MLQIILLLLLDVLSTDSEWNVQIPYSICGVRGSNVSIPCNFTYPNNQQLQVTQMLWCSKKQHEKCDTDGPYVYNSAYIHNQSNYKYIGNNISNCCLMISDINSINSGEYLFRFKTNLESGLFTSNHGVDVTIKDLNVSMSRSRDNGSITVGESLNLTCTVSCPGHSPELQWFKDNEPTKNSGPILTLKSVNHKDSGNYSCALKNFKSSESEQISLYVEGTDSVSSDISGSTTYFWKESKNSGDAAEGRKNSTGQHSHTHSSNKSTENRGCAA; the protein is encoded by the exons ATGCTACAAATTATTCTGCTTCTCCTGCTTG ATGTCCTCAGTACTGACTCTGAATGGAACGTGCAAATTCCTTATTCAATCTGTGGAGTGCGAGGATCCAATGTCTCTATTCCCTGTAATTTTACATATCCAAATAACCAGCAGCTACAAGTCACACAAATGCTATGGTGCTCTAAGAAACAACATGAGAAATGTGACACAGATGGGCCGTATGTTTATAACAGTGCATACATACACAACCAAAGCAACTATAAGTACATtggaaataacatttcaaactgTTGTTTGATGATCAGTGACATTAATTCAATAAATTCTGGAGAAtatttattcagatttaaaACCAATTTGGAATCTGGACTTTTTACAAGTAATCATGGGGTAGATGTTACAATCAAag ATTTAAATGTATCCATGAGCAGGTCAAGAGACAATGGAAGCATAACAGTTGGCGAGTCTTTGAATTTGACATGCACAGTCTCCTGTCCTGGTCATTCACCAGAGCTTCAATGGTTTAAAGATAATGAGCCAACAAAAAATTCAGGCCCCATCCTCACCTTAAAAAGTGTAAATCATAAAGACTCTGGAAATTACTCCTGTGctttaaaaaactttaaatcaAGTGAATCAGAACAAATCAGTCTTTATGTTGAAGGAACag ATTCTGTCTCTTCAGACATCTCTGGGTCCACAACTTATTTTTGG AAGGAGAGCAAAAATTCAGGAGATGCCGCAGAAGGAAGGAAAAACAGCACAG GTcaacacagtcacacacacagttcAAACAAATCTACAGAGAACAGAGGATGTGCTGCATGA